GGATTCTCCGGATCTTCCTCTATTCGAAGTGGTCTCTTCCGAAGTTTCGGATACGAAGATCAAATTGAGTGTAGCATATTATACTTCTGGAAAATTTTCTCTTCCTATTATTTGGAAGGATAAGGACGGAAAAGAATTCCATTCGGAAATCGTTCTGACCGTTCGTTCTTCCTTAAGTGAGAAGGATAAAACTCCTGAGGAAATACTACCGCCTCTGGAGTTTTCCGGGAAATACGGCTGGAAATTAGCAGCAATCCTTGCTGGTTTAACCGCATTAGGTTTAGGAATTTTCTATGCCTGGTATCTGAATCAAACCGCATCTAAAAGGACCATGGATGCTCTTGTAGAAGCCGACCCATGGGTTCAAAAAATTCTAATATACGAAAGTAAATTGGATGAGATCATTAATTCTCCTCCAGTATTTGCCAGGACCTTTTATAGGGTTCTTTCCGGTTATATCCGAGAAAATATGTCCAAAAAGATGAATGCTCCGTTTGCACATCTAACTGAAGCAGAATTATTTCAACGTATTTATGATTCGTTCGGATTGGAAGAAGAGGAAGTTAGAAACTGGGAGAACACTTTCCGTAAGGCGCAATATTCCGGAGAAGAAGTCGAGATCTCTTCTGACGAAGCATTGAAAGCATGGGATTATTGGAAGGAGGCGCTTTCCAGATGACGGAATGGGAGTCTCCATATTATCTTTTTCTAATTATCCCGATCTGGGTCTGGACTTTTTATTCTTATTGGATAAAGGAGCCTGCATTAGGGATAGAACTTAGGATCCCAGGAAAGGTTCAATCTACAACGTTCTCCTTAAAACGATTTTTATCTTCTATGGCGCCTTTAATCCGCCCGATTGTATTGACATTGTTCGTGATTGCGGTTGCAGGCCCCGGAAAAAGATATAGATTCCTTCCGGATGAGACCAAGGGAGTGGATATCATTTTGGCATTGGACGTCTCCGGTTCCATGTCTAAGAGTAGGGATTTTTTACCGGAGACCCGTTTGGGAGTTTCTAAAAAATTACTCAAAGAGTTTATTAGAAAAAGAGAAAATGATCGTTTAGGTCTAGTCGTATTTGCCGGAGGAGCTTATCTACAATCTCCTTTGACAAGCGATCGAGAAGTATTAGAAGAGATATTAAGCCAAGCGGAAGAAGAAACAGTTCCAGAACAAGGAACTGCTATTGGAGATGCACTTATCCTCTCCTGTTATAGATTGCGTAGGTCTCCTGCAAAATCAAAGGTGATTGTGCTTATAACGGACGGTGCCTCAAATACCGGGCGTATAGATCCGGTGACTGCGACCGAGATCGCGAAAGGTGTAGGAGTTAAAATTTATTCCATAGGCATAGGAAAGGAAGACCAATCTTACGAAGTAAATTTTGAAATTTTGGATATACTTTCGAAAAGAACGGGAGGAGTATTTTATAGGGCGGAAGATATAAGCGAGTTAAGAGAGGTTTTAGCTTCCATCGACTCTTTGGAAAAAGATCTTTTGGTCCTCCCTCCGGAAGAAGTTAGAGAATCAGAGTCTTTAATTTTTCTGACCTATGCACTTGCGTTATTAGGTTTGGATCTACTTGTCCGATCTTGGGTGTTTCGGTATTACGTATGAGCGAAACTTTTTTAGAATCTTTTTGGATCTCGCTTGGACTGATCTTCTTTGCTTACTCTTTGTTTAAGCTTGTATTTTATTTTTATTGGAGCCGTTGGAAAAAGTCCTATCCCGGTTTGCCGAGAGAATCCAAGGTTCCTCCTTTTTATATAGTCCTTGCAAGGATCTTATTACTCGCTTCCGTATTCTATCTCTCTTATTTTGCCTATCAAAGAACCGAATCGACTAAGTCTAAGGAAGAGGAAGTCTCAAGAGGTGTGGACTTTCTATTTCTCGTGGATGTAAGTCTCTCTATGCAATCTGTGGATACTCGACCTTCTAGGATCACTAGAGCGAAGGAGACAATTTTGCGACTTCTTCCTCAGTTGAACGGAAACAGATTTGGTATGATCGTTTTTGCCGCTTCTCCATTTGTATACTGTCCTATGACTTCTGATGCTCGTGCATTTTCGGAGTATGTAAGGGGTTTAGACGTGGATATAGTGGGGGACAGAGGAACAGATCTAAAGTCCGCGTTTAGAAAAGCGGAAGAAGTTTTGAATTCCAATCAGGTATTAAGGAATCGTATTCTGATCTTAATCTCTGATGGGGAAGATATGGATTCTCCGGGTATTGTAAAATTTCCCGCAGAGGTTTGGGTTTGGTCCGTTGGAACTCCAACAGGAGGGCCTATCGGATATTCGGAAGATGGTTCTCGTGTGTATGGCTTCTTAACTAAAGACGGATCTTTAGCTCCTTATGAAAATTCTCCAGGTGTTATTATCTCCAAATCCAATCCCGGATTCTTAAAAGAACTGGCTTCCGCAAATGAAGGCAGATTTTTATCCTTGGATTCTGAAAGTCCAGAGATCTCTGATATAAGATCATGGATCGGTTCTATGGAAAAAAATACAGGGCAAAGAATTCGTAATGGACGAAGGGCAGAAGGCGCCAAAAAGTTTTTAATACCTGCACTTCTACTTTTGTTATTTGATTTTTTTGTATTGGAATTCTGGGGAAAATTTTTGATCCGAATTTCTAAAAAAGTCGCTCCTGCTTTATTAGTTCTGTTCTCACTTTGGGGAAGAGATGTTTACTCTTTCGAATTAGATCCAGGCGGAAATCGGATCAAGGAAGGCAAAAATTCCTACGAACAAGGTGATTATAAAAATTCTTTAGAAAGATATAAAGAAGCGGATCCGTATTTTCCGGAAGATCCTAGATTGGAATTCAACCGGGGAGACTCCGAATACAAATCCGGAAATTTAGATAGAGCAATACGTCATTTCGAAAAGTCGGCAGATTCAAAGGACCCGACTTTAAGAGCGCAATCTCATTTTAATTTAGGAAATTCTTATCTAAAGTTAGGAGATCGTAAAAAAGCAGCTGAACATTATCTTAGATCTTTAAAAGAAAATCCTAATTTAGAATCCGCCAAAAAGAATTTAGAATGGTTGCGTAAGCTCCCTCCTCCGGAAGGAAAAGAAGGTTCGGAGAATAAAGAAAATACATCCGAGGAAAAAGAAGATAAGTCTTCTTCATCTAAACAGGGTTCCAAAGGAAAAGAAAAAGCGGAGAAACAATCCAAGTCCGGGACAGGAAAGGATCAGAAAGATAAAAACAAATCTAAGATGGAAGATGAATTGGATCGAATCATGGAATCCATGGATTTGGATTCGGTAAAAAGAAGAAGTCCAGGTTCTCGGAATAAAGAGGTATTCTGGTGAAACGATTCCTTCTTCTTTTATTATTGGGAGTTTTTCCATTATTCGCACAAGGCTCCAAATTTTATCTTAGTCAAACTAGAGCAGATCTTGGAGACGCGGTATTTATCATTTTAGAAACGGAAGGTGGTGCCCAGGTCCGTTTAATAGAAAAGGAATTTAATGGCCAAGGTATAAAAGCGGTTTATTGGGGAACCGAAGAGAATACCACCATAGTAAACTTCAAAGTATATCGTAAAAAACTAATTAAGTACAGGCTAACAGTTTCTGCTCCAGGACGCTTTTCAGTTCCGGAAATAGAGATAGAAGTAGACGGACAAAAAGTAGAGTCAGGAATGATGGCCTTGGAAATTTCTCCCAGAAGTTCCACGGCTAACAAGTCTTCCGGATTTTTTTCCAATCGTTACTTTTTCAGCGAAGAAACGGAAGGACCTGAAGATGGAGACTTAAAGGTATTATTCAGGACAAACAAAGACCAGGTCTGGGTAGGGGAGCCAATTTTAGGATTTTTCACTCTATATTACAGAAACGCGATACGTCCTTATATAGACCGGGATTTTTCCAGCTCTATCGAATTTCCTTATTTCAGGAGTGAGGCCCTTTCAGGGATCAATCTTTTGATACCGGAACAGGTGATTTACGAAGGATTAGAATTCGAGACTGCGGTTTATAATAAGGAAACCTTTATCCTGACACCATTGAGAAAAGGGGAGTATTCTTTAGGCTCTACCGTATTTCATTTGGAAGGAAGACAACAATCGTTCTTTCATATGAGAAGTATTAAGACTGTCCCGAGTAAAATTTTCGTAAAGGATCTACCTTCTCCTTCTCCCTCCGAGTTTAAAGGTGCGATCGGTAATTTTAAAATAGGTTTAGAAGAATACCCAAAGGCCGCATTTTTAGGGGAACCGTTCCAGTTTAAGCTCACTATTTCAGGGAATGGAAATTTATCTTCTATTAAAGATCCTTTATTAAGTGTATGCGATCCTAGTTGTTATCCCGAGATTACATATTTGCAAACAAGACAGCAAAGAGATTTCAGGGAGCTTGGTCCGGGAGAATTCGGATTTTATCTAAATCATTCTTATCATTATTCTGTTCTTCCTAAAAAAGAAGGTGTCTGGAAACCGGAAGATCTGAAATTTACTTTTTTTAATCCGGGTTCCGGAAGATATGAATCGGTTTCTCTTCGTTTTCCAGGCTTGGAAATTGGACCTCCTAGACCGAAACAGGAGATAACCGCAGAAGATACCGGAAACAAGGGAGGACCTTTTCTATTAGTTTCCATTCTTCTTTCTTTCGTATTTATTGGAACCGGTGCATTTACTGTTTTGACACTGCGTAAGAAGTATCAAGCTGAAGCAATATTGAAACGGCTTGACCTCTGGATAGGTTCCAAAAGAGGTTTTGTTTTGAAACATTCTATGATGACCAAGGGATTACCCGAGGAAGAAGCAAGTCTTCTCGCAGGTTGGAAGTCCGACACGGCCCCATTGACCGAAACCTATAAAAGTTTGGGACCTTCTTCCAAGGCTACTCTAATTAGGATCTCGAATTGGTTGTCTGATAAATTGAAAGAGGAGGGATCCGAATGAGCGAAGAAGTAAAAGGTAGGATTTCCGTAGAAACGGAAAATATTTTCCCTATCATTAAAAAATGGTTATATTCTGAAAAAGATATATTTTTGAGAGAGTTGGTTTCCAACGCGTGTGATGCGATCGCTAAACTTAGAAAAATCTCCTTGAATGAAGAATTCGAAGGTGGGACCGACTATCGGATCGATTTGGACTTCGACCAAGAAGCCAGGATCTTAACAATTCAAGATAACGGGATCGGGATGACCGACGAAGAAGTGAACCGTTATATCAACCAGATCGCATTTTCCGGTGCAGAAGAATTCGTAAAAAAATACCAATCGGAAGGGGATAAACCTGAGATCATAGGCCATTTCGGTTTAGGGTTCTATTCCAGCTTTATGGTTTCTTCTAAGGTAAAAATAGAAACCAAATCGTATAAGAAGGGAAGTGTTCCCGTCGTTTGGGAAAGTGAATCGGGTACTGAGTTTTCCCTAAAACAGGGTGATAGATCCGAAAGAGGGACCAAGATCAGTTTGTATTTGGACGGAGACTCCGGAGAATATTTAGATTCTTGGAAACTGAAAGAGTTGGTTCGTAAATATTGCGACTTTCTACCTGTTCCGATTTATGTAAAAGAGGAAAAGGCGAATAAGCAGACCCCATTATGGAGTGAACAACCTTCTTCCGTAAAAAAAGAACAGTATGATGAGTTCTATCAGTATCTATTTCCTTTTGCAGGAGAACCACTGTTTCATGTTCACTTAAATGTGGATTATCCTTTTAGACTACAAGGGATCCTGTATTTTCCAAGACTCAAACATGAGTTAGATGCGAATCGAATGGGGATCAAACTCTATTGTAATCATGTGTTTGTATCGGATGAAGCTAAAGAGTTAGTTCCTCAATTTTTAACCGTTCTTCAGGGAACTCTGGACATCCCGGATCTTCCTCTGAATGTTTCCAGATCTTATCTACAAAATGATCCTTTGGTAAAAAAGATCTCTTCTCATATCGTCAAAAAAGTTTCGGACAAACTACAAGAAGAATGGACCAAAAACCCCGAAGAATTCCGTAAGAACTGGGATGAAATCTCCCTATTCGTTAAGTACGGAATGATGACGGATGAGAAATTTTACGAGTCCGCAAAAGATCTGATCTTTTTCCGATCATCTAACGGTGATTTAACGAAACTGGAAGAATATGTAGAAAGAAATAAAGAAAAGAACTCAGGCAAAGTATATTATGCGGGAGAAGCTGAACTTTCTTCCGTGTATATGGACCTTCTTAAATCCCAGGGACTGGAAGCTTTACTTGTAGATTCCCGTATAGACAATCATTTCCTGCAGTTTTTAGAAGGCAAAAATCCGGATTGGAAATTCCAAAGAGTGGATTCTGAACTGGCCGATCAAGTTTTAGATAAGGATGCAAGTCCCGATCTTGCGGACCAAGATAACAAAACTACTGAAGATAGACTTAAGGAAATTTTCACTAAGGCCATTGCTAGAGAAGGTGTGGAGATCAAAACGGAGGCGTTAAAATCCGAGGATATTCCTTCGGTGATTTTATTGCCCGAACACCTGAGACGTTTGGCGGAGATGGGCCAGATGTACGGCCAAAAGCCCGGGGATTTCCTGAAGAATCATACTCTTCTTCTGAACCGCCAATCTAAATTGGTCAAAAACATACTTGGTCTTTCTAAAAGTATTCATCCGGAGAAGGCGGAAAAATTGGCCCGTTCTGTGTACGATCTGGCTTTGTTAGGTGCTAAGCTGGTTGGGGAAGATGAATTGAGCGATCTGATCCGCCGCCAAAGGGATCTACTGGAAGATCTTTCCTCGGATTAATCCCGAAAAAAAAGGGGGGAAATCGGGTATCGTACCGATATCTTTATTGGTACCGGTATGCGGACACCGATTTTCCCGATTTTAATTATTTCTGTTTTATCGTCTTTTGGCGATTTGTATTCGCAAGATGCGGGGAAAGGGAAACCTGTCGAAACGGACGGAGAAGTCCATAACGATCTAAAGTCCTTGGACAAGGAATATTACGAATATTATTTCAAAACTCTCCCAAATACGGATATTATCGAAAAAGAGAAATTAGAATATAATTTGATCCGTTCTCTAAAATTCGAACTAAGAAAGATCGATCCGGAAAAGATGAGTCCGGAAGAATTGAAAAAGGTTAATTCGAGTTCGGTGCGTTATGAAAGGGTGTTTGAGGATTCTATTTGGATGCGCGGTATACGCAAACAAATGGGGTTTATACGTTTTAGAGAATATATGTACGTGATCGTGTATGACAAATACTATTGTTTTATTTCTTATGAGATGAACCCTTCCAGATATATCCAAACTCCGTTCCAAGTTCAATTGATCTTTAAAAGAGATAGTAATTATAATACTACTCTACCTCAGCCTTAAACGTTCTGAAATATAGACTGACTAAAACCAGTCCGAAAGAGAACAAGATCCCGAATAATAAAAAGTTCTGCATAAAGCCGAAGCCGGGAGGCGGGGCAGTGTTCCCTACAATCCTGCCTAGGATCTTTGTTTTTCCGAAACTATTCCAAACTAAGGTGCGGACCTGAACCGTATCTCCCACTCTCATTCTTCTGTTGGTGGTTTGATCTACTTCTTCAGTCACCTCGTGTTTTTTACCTTGTTCGTCGGGTACCAAGTAAGTGTACACGTTTACGGTTCTGCCTAACTTATTGAGCTTTGTATTTTCCACCAAAACACCGAACTCTTTGTTTCCGGGAAGAGATAAGTTCTTATAGATCGATTCTAAACTTTTGTTTTCCCAATAAACTGCGACCGAAAGAGGAAGAAAGAACGCAAGAGAAATCCAGCCCATGATAAAAAGGATTTTATAGAATGGGGTAGAGTTCGTTTTCATTCTCAGGCTTTATCATCTTTTTTGATAGGGATTATTACAACCAAGTTTCCTTTTTCTGTAGGAAGAAAAAACGAATGGTCCAAAGAGTCAGGTGCATTATTTTTAGGATATGAAGGTATCTAGATCCGACTTTTTGAAATATATGGGAAAAGGAATGCTTGCTTTGACTGCAGTCCGGACTTTGGATCTGTTCTCGGAACCGACAAAACAACCTTCTAAAAAAGTTCATTCTACACATACTACTTCTCCAAAAACAAAAAAGGAGATTTCTTCCAAAATCCCAGGAAGTAATTTTAAACCTCTAAAACCTAACACTCAGGACGATCTGATCTTAGCGGCCGGTTTTACATACGATCTTATCGCAGTCTATGGAGATAAGATCAATTCTAAGGGAGATACTTTCGGTTACGCCGCTGATTTTAACTGCTTCTTCCAATTCCCGAATGATCCAAACTCGGCTCTCCTTTGGACCAATCACGAGTATTTAAACGAATTAGAATATTATGTAACCGGTTATGATTATAACCAAAAAGGTCCGAATAATAGAACACCCGAACAGATCGAAAAATATCTATACTCGTTAGGCGGTTCAGTGATCGGACTACATAAATCTAAGGGGACTTGGGTATTAGATCCGGAATCTAAATACGGAAGAAGGATAAACGGAAGGTCGGAATTCCAACTTAAAGGCCCTGTGGCAGGCTCTGAAGCTATCTCGGGTAAAACAAAAGTGTATGGGACATTTGCAAATTGTTCCGGTGGGCAAACATTATGGAATACTGTCCTTTCCTGCGAAGAAAATTATGAAATGGTGGTAGAAGACTGTAAGCTGGAAGACTCTAAAGAATACGGTTGGATCATAGAAATAGATCCTTTTGATCCTTCTTCCACACCGATAAAACATACTGCACTCGGAAGATTTTCACATGAGAATGCAGCATTAACTCTTTCTCCTTCCGGAAAGTTAGTCGTGTATATGGGAGACGATTCCAAGGATCAATGTGTTTATAAATTTGTCTCCGACAAAAATTACGATCCTAAAAAAGGAAAATCGAATTCAGAACTTTTGGATGAAGGGACTTTATACGTAGGTAATTTCGAAAAATGTGTATGGGTTCCATTAGATCTGGAAAAAAATCCGAATCTTAAAAATGCAAAAGATAAAGAAGGAAATCCTAAATTTAAGACCCAAGCGGATATCTTGGTATCATGTAGAGATGCTGCAAAAACCGCAGGCGGGACCCCGATGGATAGACCGGAAGATCTGGAAGTCCATCCATTAGATAAATCTGTTTTTGTATCTTTTACCAATAATGATTCTCATGGGAATTTTTACGGGCAGATAGTTCGTATCAAAGAAGAAAATTCCGATGCCGAATCTGTTCGTTTCGAGTTCGAAGTTTTTGTCGCTGGGGGAGGGAAGAGTGGATTTTCTTCTCCCGATAATTTGGCTTTTGATTCTTCCGGAAATCTATGGATGGTGACCGATATGACAACTCGTTTGCTTGGTAAATCCATCTTCAAAAAATTCGGGAATAACGGTATGTTCTTTATACCTACAAGCGGAGAAGATTCTGGAAAAGCATTCCAATTTGCTTCTGCCCCGATCGGAGCCGAGCTCACTGGGCCATGGTTTACACCCGACGAAGAATTTTTATTCTTATCCGTGCAACATCCAGGAGAAGATACCAGAGATTATGATCTTCCTACAAGCCGTTGGCCTGGAAGAACGAAGGGTGATATGCCTAGACCAGGAGTGGTCTCGATTAGGAGAGCTTAGTTTTTAAGACAAGCAGCGATTGCGTCTTCTTCTTTTTCGAAATGTGCAAAAGGTTTCCAAAGACCTAATAGATTAAAGATCTGTATAACCTTCTCTCCTGCTTCGGTAAGTAGAAGTTTTTTGCCTTCGCTAGTAAGTCTGTTCTTTAATTCGAAGATTGCACGAATTCCGGAACTGGAAACATATTTAAGATCGGATAAGTTCAGGACAGTATTGTTTGCATGACTTACATCCAATACTTTTTCCTTAAATAGAGGGAAGGTGGATTCGTCTAGTCGGCCGGAAACCAAATACACTCTGATCTCTTTGCCGGCATCCTGTTCTAGAATTTTCAAACTATCCATGTTTTTGCACCACCACCCGCAATCTTTCCGGAGAAACGGAAAAGTCCGCTTTGGCCCCGGGAGGGAAATCGTAAATACGTTCCGCCAAGGAATCGATTGAGATCCCCCCGCGCATTTCGGATATCAGACGGAAAGAGTTGTGAACGGTGAAGTGATCCAGCTTGTACTGGAAACTTTCCTTCTTACGCAACTCTCTACAGTACACTTTGAAATAAGGCTCCTGCTTGTCAAAGCTTACGTCTTTATTTTCGCAAGACATAACCCAACCGGTAGAACCCGCTCCGGTATATACCAGAAGGCCCGAACATTTCTGTTCTTCCGAGACTTGCTCGTGAGAGATCAGAAATCTACTCGTTAAGTCTGGGCTATTATTACGGATAGAAATCTCGCTGATCCCTTGGAATGTTTCGATGGCTTGGCCATTCGGGTATTCGATCCTAACATTGATCCTGGGCCATTCTTCTATGATTATGTTTTCCCAATTAA
Above is a genomic segment from Leptospira selangorensis containing:
- the htpG gene encoding molecular chaperone HtpG — protein: MSEEVKGRISVETENIFPIIKKWLYSEKDIFLRELVSNACDAIAKLRKISLNEEFEGGTDYRIDLDFDQEARILTIQDNGIGMTDEEVNRYINQIAFSGAEEFVKKYQSEGDKPEIIGHFGLGFYSSFMVSSKVKIETKSYKKGSVPVVWESESGTEFSLKQGDRSERGTKISLYLDGDSGEYLDSWKLKELVRKYCDFLPVPIYVKEEKANKQTPLWSEQPSSVKKEQYDEFYQYLFPFAGEPLFHVHLNVDYPFRLQGILYFPRLKHELDANRMGIKLYCNHVFVSDEAKELVPQFLTVLQGTLDIPDLPLNVSRSYLQNDPLVKKISSHIVKKVSDKLQEEWTKNPEEFRKNWDEISLFVKYGMMTDEKFYESAKDLIFFRSSNGDLTKLEEYVERNKEKNSGKVYYAGEAELSSVYMDLLKSQGLEALLVDSRIDNHFLQFLEGKNPDWKFQRVDSELADQVLDKDASPDLADQDNKTTEDRLKEIFTKAIAREGVEIKTEALKSEDIPSVILLPEHLRRLAEMGQMYGQKPGDFLKNHTLLLNRQSKLVKNILGLSKSIHPEKAEKLARSVYDLALLGAKLVGEDELSDLIRRQRDLLEDLSSD
- a CDS encoding PhoX family protein → MKVSRSDFLKYMGKGMLALTAVRTLDLFSEPTKQPSKKVHSTHTTSPKTKKEISSKIPGSNFKPLKPNTQDDLILAAGFTYDLIAVYGDKINSKGDTFGYAADFNCFFQFPNDPNSALLWTNHEYLNELEYYVTGYDYNQKGPNNRTPEQIEKYLYSLGGSVIGLHKSKGTWVLDPESKYGRRINGRSEFQLKGPVAGSEAISGKTKVYGTFANCSGGQTLWNTVLSCEENYEMVVEDCKLEDSKEYGWIIEIDPFDPSSTPIKHTALGRFSHENAALTLSPSGKLVVYMGDDSKDQCVYKFVSDKNYDPKKGKSNSELLDEGTLYVGNFEKCVWVPLDLEKNPNLKNAKDKEGNPKFKTQADILVSCRDAAKTAGGTPMDRPEDLEVHPLDKSVFVSFTNNDSHGNFYGQIVRIKEENSDAESVRFEFEVFVAGGGKSGFSSPDNLAFDSSGNLWMVTDMTTRLLGKSIFKKFGNNGMFFIPTSGEDSGKAFQFASAPIGAELTGPWFTPDEEFLFLSVQHPGEDTRDYDLPTSRWPGRTKGDMPRPGVVSIRRA
- a CDS encoding STAS domain-containing protein, which produces MDSLKILEQDAGKEIRVYLVSGRLDESTFPLFKEKVLDVSHANNTVLNLSDLKYVSSSGIRAIFELKNRLTSEGKKLLLTEAGEKVIQIFNLLGLWKPFAHFEKEEDAIAACLKN
- the batC gene encoding TPR repeat-containing protein BatC produces the protein MIRISKKVAPALLVLFSLWGRDVYSFELDPGGNRIKEGKNSYEQGDYKNSLERYKEADPYFPEDPRLEFNRGDSEYKSGNLDRAIRHFEKSADSKDPTLRAQSHFNLGNSYLKLGDRKKAAEHYLRSLKENPNLESAKKNLEWLRKLPPPEGKEGSENKENTSEEKEDKSSSSKQGSKGKEKAEKQSKSGTGKDQKDKNKSKMEDELDRIMESMDLDSVKRRSPGSRNKEVFW
- a CDS encoding NAD+ kinase gives rise to the protein MSAEKRKKIESVLVVIKRTKYELDLESYGSLDEFKRVAEIQNDSFSRIYNSHLRQVQSREELKLTFPNGKFIFREELENINIADYDLVIALGGDNHFTYVAHHALDNLVLGCNSDPETSVGALLSFHTSDISKAVSLNWENIIIEEWPRINVRIEYPNGQAIETFQGISEISIRNNSPDLTSRFLISHEQVSEEQKCSGLLVYTGAGSTGWVMSCENKDVSFDKQEPYFKVYCRELRKKESFQYKLDHFTVHNSFRLISEMRGGISIDSLAERIYDFPPGAKADFSVSPERLRVVVQKHG
- the batA gene encoding VWA domain-containing protein BatA, coding for MTEWESPYYLFLIIPIWVWTFYSYWIKEPALGIELRIPGKVQSTTFSLKRFLSSMAPLIRPIVLTLFVIAVAGPGKRYRFLPDETKGVDIILALDVSGSMSKSRDFLPETRLGVSKKLLKEFIRKRENDRLGLVVFAGGAYLQSPLTSDREVLEEILSQAEEETVPEQGTAIGDALILSCYRLRRSPAKSKVIVLITDGASNTGRIDPVTATEIAKGVGVKIYSIGIGKEDQSYEVNFEILDILSKRTGGVFYRAEDISELREVLASIDSLEKDLLVLPPEEVRESESLIFLTYALALLGLDLLVRSWVFRYYV
- a CDS encoding BatD family protein, whose translation is MKRFLLLLLLGVFPLFAQGSKFYLSQTRADLGDAVFIILETEGGAQVRLIEKEFNGQGIKAVYWGTEENTTIVNFKVYRKKLIKYRLTVSAPGRFSVPEIEIEVDGQKVESGMMALEISPRSSTANKSSGFFSNRYFFSEETEGPEDGDLKVLFRTNKDQVWVGEPILGFFTLYYRNAIRPYIDRDFSSSIEFPYFRSEALSGINLLIPEQVIYEGLEFETAVYNKETFILTPLRKGEYSLGSTVFHLEGRQQSFFHMRSIKTVPSKIFVKDLPSPSPSEFKGAIGNFKIGLEEYPKAAFLGEPFQFKLTISGNGNLSSIKDPLLSVCDPSCYPEITYLQTRQQRDFRELGPGEFGFYLNHSYHYSVLPKKEGVWKPEDLKFTFFNPGSGRYESVSLRFPGLEIGPPRPKQEITAEDTGNKGGPFLLVSILLSFVFIGTGAFTVLTLRKKYQAEAILKRLDLWIGSKRGFVLKHSMMTKGLPEEEASLLAGWKSDTAPLTETYKSLGPSSKATLIRISNWLSDKLKEEGSE
- a CDS encoding LB_053 family protein, whose protein sequence is MKAGGNRPRSLDRIQFFYYLFYLSLLLFSVPSFAWKEDWEPKEVGIGEQAEYLLEFQQGEIQDPEIPSKGMVPDPDSPDLPLFEVVSSEVSDTKIKLSVAYYTSGKFSLPIIWKDKDGKEFHSEIVLTVRSSLSEKDKTPEEILPPLEFSGKYGWKLAAILAGLTALGLGIFYAWYLNQTASKRTMDALVEADPWVQKILIYESKLDEIINSPPVFARTFYRVLSGYIRENMSKKMNAPFAHLTEAELFQRIYDSFGLEEEEVRNWENTFRKAQYSGEEVEISSDEALKAWDYWKEALSR